The region ATGATCTCGCGGCGCGCTCCTCAAACGAAAGACCAAGCGGGGCTGGGGGCACACGCCCTCACGCCTCAATGTCGAGAGTGACCCCACGATCGGCCACTTTGGGGACCATGGGCTCAACGTCGGGCCCTTTGGCCTCTTGCGAGGGGGGGGGCGGTGGTGTGTTCTGGAAAGGTTGAAGGCCCGTCACGCCGAGCTGGAGGCTCGCTGCGTAGCCGGCAACGGTCGCGGAATCCATACGCCAATCCTCCCGAGTCATTGCCCCCTCATTCTTCAGGATACGCTGTGTTCCTCCTTTGAACAACATCCTTTCGCGTTTTGGAGGCGAAACAGCCAAGCGGGAGACCAAAGTCGCGGATCGAGGAAGAGTAGCCGGAGTCTGCGGCGGCTGTTATAAGTTATAAATCCCCGGGATCGCGGCAAACCCCGTTTCCCCAGGATTGGGTGTGTCGCTTTGCCAGGACAAAGCGGCATGGAGAGTTCCCCGCCGCTGACGGACACATCAGGTGAAGCGCGACGTCATTAATGAAAAAGTGCTGAAGCTCCTCGGCCGGTTCGGGTCCGTGGACCTTCGGGCCCTGGTCACCGAGGTCTCCCAGGTAGACGCCACCGCCATCATGCAGTCTGGAGTGCTGGTGGATGACCGGGGCAAGGTGCAGCTTGGCCAGATCGGCGTGATGGAATCGCTCCTGGTCATGGCGTTGGGCGGCAAACCCACCATTACCATGCCGCGCAACATCGAACCCGTGCGCGATGCCCTGATCTTGTTCCTCAAGCTCAACAACACCGACCGCTTCGGCTTCCGCGCCGACGACCGGCCCGAGACCTGGGCCTTTCGCATCCTTGACCAGTTGTTCACCGAGTTCGCGCAACGTAACGACTTGACTCTCAAAGACCGCTTGGTCCTCCTGCACGCTACTGACAATGCCTTGTGGCATGCGGCGTTTTCTTACGCTCTTCAATTGTACATTCAGGTGATGGAGCGCGGCGAGGGCTTTATCCAGTCCACCGACAAGCCGGCCATGGCGGCCACAGCCAACGCGTTTCGTACCGCTGTGGAAGTGCGCCGCGCCAAGATTCCCAAGCTCAAGTATGGCAATCCCCTCGCCGGTTTCAAGGAAATCACCGAATACGCCATCGGCCAGTATTTCGACGGCATGGACATCAACGATGCCATGAGCCAGAGCCTCGTGCAGGCTCAGTTGGGCACCGGCGGCGAGGGCGGGCAGGAGCGCTTCAAGGCCTTTTTGGAATCCAACCGCATCACCATGGACATGTTTCCGACCACAGCGGCCCAGCTTTATCAGCAGGTCGGCGCCTCGATCCAGTTCAAACATACGGAAGAGGAGGTGTCGAACGTCCTTTACGAGTTTGCCAAGCAGACCAGCCAGCAAAAGCAAATGGAGTCCATGTTCGGCAACTTCGCCGAGGCGGCGTTTCCGGTGGCGGCGAAGTGCAGCCAGCTCATGTCTTTTGCCGGCCTGCAAATTACCGATGCCGCCAACATGCTGGTGCGCTGGATGCGTGAATCAGGCGCCCTGGACGACGTGCGCCAAGCCGACCGCCGCGCCCGCATTGAATCCGTGCTTGATGCCGTGACCAAAGAGGAATTGACCAACATTCTGGCCTTTCGCAGTGGTCGCACCACCTCGGGCGACATCAGCCAGCAGGTCTTGAGTCAATACGTTCAAGGTCATTGCAAGTTGTTGCCGCTCAACGCCATCAGTCAAAAAATGTATCGCGTGCAACACGCCCTCACCACCCAGATGGAGGCCTCGGAAGCCTTTGTGGCGCGGCCCGGGGCGACTTTGCTCAAAGACATGACCTTTGGCGTTGACGAGTTCTTCCGCACCCTGCGCTCGGTGTTTCGCGATATCTTTGAAGCGGCCGATTCCAGCCGCCTGACCCAAACCCGATCCTTGGACGAGTTCAAGCGCAAATATGGTCCGCTCTCGACCATCTCGGTCATGGTGCCGCGTGCGCCGACCATGGGCACCGGCGCTTGGATCGAGTATGCCCGCAAGGAGCTAGGCGAGGTCTCCAGCTACGTTTTCGAGAAGCGCCTGCACAAGCAGAGCTGACCACCCACGGTCGATAACACCCCGGGAACCGAGGGGGTCTGGGCCGCACGAGGGAGAACAGGGCTGGGCGTTGAGACAGCAGGAGCCGGGGCAGGGCAGGGGACCCGGGGCTTGGCGCCCATGGCCCTGGCCCTGGCCGAAGCGCGCGCAGCGGCGGCGCGGGGCGAGGTGCCGGTTGGCGCCGTGCTCCTGGATGCCCGGGGCCGGGTTCTGGCGGCGGCCGGCAACCGAGTCGAGACGGACCACGACCCCAGTGCTCACGCCGAGATTTTGGCCCTGCGCGCCGCCTGCGCCCGGGTCGGCGCGCCGCGTCTGCCGGGGTGTGTGCTGTGGGTGACCTTGGAGCCTTGCGCCATGTGTGCCCAAGCCCTGGCCAATGCCCGGGTGGCCCGGGTCATTTTCGGGGCGTATGACCCCAAGGGGGGCGCTGTGGAGCATGGGCCCCGCCTGTTTGGGCAGCCGACCTGTCACCATCGGCCCGAGGTCATTGGCGGGATCGAGGAGCGGGCGGCGGCGGCTTTGCTGCGGGCTTTTTTTTCGCGATCGGCGCTGAAGGGGCTGGGGCGCGCCCCTTGCCTTCCCTTTACGAACAGCGTTGACGGCATATAAGAAACATCTCATACAAGCAGCCTTCGCACCCCCGACCAAGCGAGGTCAGCATGTACAAGGACTGGTCCCAGATTGCCACCGACCTGGGGGCCCTGATGGGCGAGGCCCGCAAGGCTATTCCCGAGACCTGGGGCGGTTTTTCCCAGATGGCCAAGGGATCGATGACTCCCGGCGCGCTGGATCCCAAAACCAAAGAGTTGATCGCGGTGGGTATCAGCATCGCCAATCGCTGCGACGGCTGTCTGGCGTTTCACGTGCGCGCGGCGGTCAAGCACGGCGCCACGCGCGAGGAGCTTCTGGAAACGGTGGCCGTGGGGTTATACATGGGGGGAGGCCCCTCGGCGGTGTATGGCTCCATGGCGTTGGAAGCCTACGATCAGTTCGTCGCGGCCT is a window of Pararhodospirillum photometricum DSM 122 DNA encoding:
- a CDS encoding carboxymuconolactone decarboxylase family protein, encoding MYKDWSQIATDLGALMGEARKAIPETWGGFSQMAKGSMTPGALDPKTKELIAVGISIANRCDGCLAFHVRAAVKHGATREELLETVAVGLYMGGGPSAVYGSMALEAYDQFVAA
- a CDS encoding nucleoside deaminase, whose protein sequence is MALALAEARAAAARGEVPVGAVLLDARGRVLAAAGNRVETDHDPSAHAEILALRAACARVGAPRLPGCVLWVTLEPCAMCAQALANARVARVIFGAYDPKGGAVEHGPRLFGQPTCHHRPEVIGGIEERAAAALLRAFFSRSALKGLGRAPCLPFTNSVDGI